In Deinococcus sp. QL22, a genomic segment contains:
- a CDS encoding chemotaxis protein CheB has product MLTDPIVVIGASAGGIEALQALVAGLPQEFPAAICVVLHLNAHHPSTLPAILSRAGPLPALHPRDGELLQPGHIYIAPPDHHLLVEGDRLGVKKGPKENRFRPAVDALFRSAAHTRAPHVIGVVLSGVLDDGTSGLWNIKRLGGVAVVQDPQDAAFDAMPRHALEQVEVNYQVRAQEMGPLLAQLVQDSTLYQMEAAMDEQQRERLAMEVHIAAEGPKSPASVGQFGSYTPFTCPECHGAMVQIQEGEGLRFRCHTGHAYTSHTLLTELSETIEDKLYQTQRAMEEGILLLERLSQQLSGTRAEALLRQARWVEQRAKVLHQLALTQTPLSDGEPLVQ; this is encoded by the coding sequence ATGCTGACTGATCCTATTGTCGTCATTGGAGCCTCTGCTGGGGGTATAGAGGCCCTTCAAGCCTTGGTCGCTGGCCTTCCTCAGGAATTTCCGGCCGCCATCTGCGTTGTTCTGCATCTGAACGCTCACCATCCCAGTACTCTGCCCGCCATCCTCAGCCGCGCCGGGCCACTCCCCGCCCTTCACCCGCGTGACGGGGAGCTCCTCCAACCTGGACATATTTACATCGCCCCACCTGACCATCATTTGCTGGTGGAAGGAGACCGTCTGGGAGTCAAGAAAGGGCCGAAAGAAAACCGATTTCGACCCGCTGTGGACGCCTTATTCCGCTCTGCAGCGCATACTCGCGCGCCCCATGTCATCGGCGTTGTGCTGTCTGGTGTGTTAGATGACGGCACCTCAGGTCTCTGGAATATCAAGAGGCTGGGTGGAGTGGCGGTCGTGCAAGATCCTCAAGACGCGGCCTTCGATGCGATGCCGCGCCACGCCCTTGAACAGGTGGAAGTGAATTATCAGGTCCGTGCTCAGGAGATGGGCCCACTGCTGGCACAATTGGTTCAAGACTCTACTCTTTATCAGATGGAGGCTGCTATGGATGAACAGCAACGGGAACGGTTGGCGATGGAAGTCCATATCGCGGCTGAGGGACCAAAGTCTCCAGCAAGTGTGGGGCAGTTCGGATCCTATACACCGTTCACTTGCCCCGAATGTCACGGTGCCATGGTGCAGATTCAGGAAGGAGAAGGGTTACGCTTCCGCTGTCACACTGGCCATGCCTACACCTCTCATACCTTGTTGACTGAGTTGTCTGAAACCATCGAAGACAAGCTCTACCAGACCCAGCGCGCAATGGAGGAAGGCATCCTGCTGTTGGAGCGCCTCAGTCAACAGCTTTCCGGCACGCGGGCGGAGGCGTTGCTCCGTCAGGCCCGCTGGGTAGAGCAGCGAGCGAAAGTACTGCACCAATTGGCGCTCACGCAGACTCCCCTCAGCGACGGAGAACCGTTGGTGCAGTGA
- a CDS encoding CheR family methyltransferase, with product MSDEQPPSEAPASLSEPQTPSGARPSSIVGIGGSAGALDGYERFFLSLPAKSGMAFVVVPHLDPQHQGLMPHILQRCTSMPVIQIQDGMAAQPDQVYVIPPGHSLTLMNSVLLLDDLERAKGKVIDHFFESLAVDQGERAVGIILSGMGSDGTHGVQVIREHFGLVMVQDPQTAEYPAMPRSAAETQLTSEVLPAEELAPRLYTLVTQKATLRPEDMSAADGQAGVPLQKILRLIRASTGQDFTRYKRSTLVRRIDRRMKNHQIEGISQYVQLLQDAPEEVQALFQDFTINVTSFFRDVDAFDKLKAHLRNYIPSHKRDLDNLRVWVAGCSTGEEAYSVAIVLHELMEELKEELGFRVQIFATDIDLEALEKARSGVYPREIEYVISPERLQRAFEQFEDGYQVRPEIRSLVTFALHNTFGDPPFTRLDLLCCRNMLIYISGELQTEIMSVFHFALRPEGLLFLGTSETAGQDRDRFSVLDQRWKIYGRGEGAPTPLPVGQFFSPTNLALPIARGVPSAARPTKTGDLAQFAQDLLLAHHAPPAVLVNESGDILFVHGPTARYLELPGGTAPINVFEMGRGSLRYELPAAVRQAITERREVRRTDLPVEVEGTLRAVDITVRAVQGRIPALVMIEFHERGDGRTLQVMPEQMDPFLSLQRELQYSKETLQATVEERGVSLEELRTTNEELQTTNEELQSTNEELTTSKEELQSLNEELTTINAEHHRVIHDLAQVNDDLKNLLDSAGIATVFLDNNLRIKRFTPRISQVINLMPVDVGRLISDITVNLNYDALTQNITQVLDTLEGFETQVQSKSGQWYLMRISPYRTSDHFIDGVVVAFTNIDLMRALEQRMQDTAAYVERILNSIHDPLLVLDDQLRVLSVNRASLNLFKTPERHLIGEYLYNVGNSLLDTVELMALLQDVIVTEQPITQRVIDVQVPHLGPRQMKVEVDPLVNGDSVSVLLKLEDVTDLLRRADLESENLMGDAPDLGSTS from the coding sequence ATGTCAGACGAACAACCTCCATCTGAAGCGCCCGCCTCCCTGTCCGAGCCGCAGACGCCTTCGGGGGCTCGGCCCAGCAGTATTGTCGGCATCGGGGGATCTGCGGGCGCGCTGGATGGGTATGAGCGCTTTTTCCTCAGTCTGCCAGCGAAGAGCGGCATGGCCTTTGTCGTGGTTCCACACCTTGATCCGCAGCATCAAGGACTGATGCCTCACATTTTGCAACGCTGCACGAGCATGCCCGTGATTCAAATTCAGGACGGGATGGCAGCCCAACCAGACCAGGTCTACGTGATTCCGCCCGGACACAGCCTCACGCTGATGAACAGTGTGCTGCTCTTGGATGACCTTGAGCGGGCGAAAGGCAAGGTCATTGATCATTTTTTCGAGTCGCTCGCGGTAGACCAAGGCGAGCGAGCGGTGGGCATCATCTTGTCAGGCATGGGCAGTGACGGTACGCACGGCGTGCAGGTCATCCGGGAACATTTTGGGCTGGTCATGGTGCAAGATCCGCAGACCGCAGAGTACCCGGCCATGCCCCGCAGCGCTGCCGAAACTCAGCTCACCAGTGAAGTGCTGCCTGCTGAGGAATTGGCGCCAAGGCTGTATACCCTCGTCACTCAGAAGGCGACGTTGCGTCCAGAGGACATGTCAGCGGCCGACGGTCAGGCAGGTGTCCCACTTCAGAAGATCTTGCGTCTGATCCGGGCAAGCACTGGACAGGATTTCACCCGCTACAAGCGGAGTACGCTGGTGCGGCGGATCGACCGCCGCATGAAAAACCATCAGATTGAAGGCATCAGTCAGTATGTGCAACTTTTACAAGATGCTCCAGAAGAAGTTCAAGCGCTGTTTCAGGATTTCACCATCAATGTCACGAGCTTCTTCCGTGATGTCGACGCCTTTGACAAACTTAAAGCACACTTGCGCAACTATATCCCAAGTCACAAGCGAGATCTGGACAACCTGCGGGTATGGGTGGCAGGCTGCTCGACGGGCGAGGAAGCCTACTCGGTCGCCATCGTGCTGCACGAGCTGATGGAAGAACTCAAGGAGGAGTTGGGCTTCAGGGTACAGATCTTTGCCACCGACATTGATCTGGAGGCTCTCGAAAAAGCCCGTTCCGGGGTCTACCCACGCGAGATCGAGTACGTCATTTCTCCAGAGCGGTTGCAGCGTGCCTTCGAGCAGTTTGAGGATGGCTACCAGGTGCGTCCAGAGATTCGGAGCCTCGTCACCTTCGCCCTTCACAACACGTTCGGTGATCCCCCCTTTACTCGGCTCGATCTGCTGTGTTGCCGGAATATGCTGATCTACATCTCCGGTGAGCTGCAAACTGAAATCATGTCGGTGTTTCATTTTGCCTTACGTCCAGAAGGGCTTTTGTTCCTGGGGACCAGTGAAACAGCTGGACAGGATCGGGACCGCTTCAGCGTGCTGGACCAGCGCTGGAAAATCTACGGCCGGGGAGAAGGAGCGCCGACTCCATTACCGGTTGGACAATTCTTCAGCCCCACCAATTTGGCTCTCCCGATTGCGCGGGGTGTCCCGTCAGCGGCACGCCCCACGAAAACCGGAGATCTGGCACAATTCGCTCAGGACTTGTTGCTTGCCCACCACGCGCCGCCTGCTGTACTGGTCAACGAGTCGGGAGACATTCTGTTCGTTCACGGCCCAACTGCCCGGTATCTGGAATTGCCGGGAGGGACGGCGCCCATCAATGTCTTTGAAATGGGTCGCGGTAGCTTGCGCTACGAGCTTCCCGCCGCTGTGCGGCAGGCCATCACAGAGCGCCGTGAAGTGCGGCGCACAGACTTACCTGTTGAAGTGGAAGGAACTCTGCGCGCCGTAGATATCACGGTTCGTGCAGTGCAGGGGCGCATACCCGCCCTGGTGATGATCGAATTTCACGAACGTGGAGATGGACGCACTCTGCAAGTTATGCCAGAGCAGATGGATCCCTTCCTGAGCTTGCAGCGCGAACTGCAGTACAGCAAGGAGACATTGCAGGCCACAGTGGAGGAAAGGGGGGTGTCACTGGAGGAACTGAGGACGACCAACGAAGAACTTCAGACGACCAATGAGGAACTTCAGAGTACCAATGAGGAGCTCACGACCTCCAAAGAAGAACTTCAGTCGCTCAACGAGGAACTGACGACCATCAATGCAGAGCACCACCGCGTCATTCATGACCTTGCTCAGGTCAACGATGACCTGAAGAACCTACTGGACAGTGCAGGGATCGCGACCGTATTCCTTGACAACAACCTGAGAATCAAACGCTTTACGCCCCGCATTTCGCAGGTCATCAACCTGATGCCTGTGGACGTGGGACGTCTGATCAGCGATATCACCGTCAATTTGAACTACGATGCCCTCACTCAGAACATCACGCAGGTGCTCGACACCTTGGAAGGCTTTGAAACGCAGGTGCAGAGCAAAAGCGGCCAGTGGTACTTGATGCGCATCAGCCCTTACCGCACTTCAGACCACTTCATTGACGGCGTCGTGGTCGCCTTTACCAATATCGACTTGATGAGGGCGCTGGAGCAGCGGATGCAGGACACCGCTGCTTACGTGGAACGGATCCTCAACAGTATCCATGATCCGCTGCTGGTTTTGGATGATCAGTTGCGTGTGCTGAGTGTCAACCGGGCCTCGCTCAACTTGTTCAAGACCCCCGAGAGACACCTGATTGGCGAGTACCTGTACAACGTGGGCAATTCTTTGCTGGACACAGTAGAACTTATGGCACTGTTGCAGGATGTCATCGTCACTGAGCAGCCCATCACCCAGCGTGTGATTGATGTTCAGGTACCGCACCTCGGGCCGCGCCAGATGAAAGTTGAGGTGGATCCCCTCGTCAATGGTGACAGCGTCTCGGTGCTGCTCAAGCTGGAAGACGTGACCGACTTGCTGCGCCGTGCAGATCTGGAGAGCGAGAACCTTATGGGGGACGCCCCTGACCTTGGCAGCACTTCGTGA
- a CDS encoding chemotaxis protein CheB: MNGETAHSNGLPLVVIGGSAGALSGLLQLVAGLPAHFPAAVLVVVHLPPDQPSVLSELLHQAGPLPAKPAEDGEELQGGHIYVAPPNHHLLTHHSTLKLSRGPRENRSRPSIDVLFRSAAYSHGPRVAGVVLSGMQDDGTSGLWAVKQCGGTAIVQRPEEAEYPEMPLSALRQIEVDEILSVQEIAAWLSSWGDSLNASEKKDSMNEVERHRLSVELSIAKEDAGLESGILNHGPISPFTCPDCHGVMVQIKEGQLTRFRCHTGHAFTSGSLISGVRQMVEDSLWSAVRAMDEQVMLLEHLGKQLGETGQEEAAQRVQAERQQALQHRQVVRRVIFRQESLE; the protein is encoded by the coding sequence GTGAACGGCGAAACTGCTCACTCGAACGGGCTGCCACTGGTCGTGATCGGCGGCTCAGCTGGAGCGCTGAGCGGCCTGCTGCAACTGGTGGCTGGGTTGCCCGCGCATTTCCCAGCGGCCGTGCTGGTGGTGGTGCATCTCCCACCAGATCAACCGAGTGTGTTGTCGGAACTGCTTCATCAAGCTGGACCACTCCCTGCCAAGCCCGCCGAGGACGGCGAAGAGTTACAGGGCGGACACATTTACGTTGCGCCCCCGAACCACCACCTGCTGACCCACCACAGCACCCTCAAACTCTCACGCGGACCACGTGAAAACCGCTCACGGCCAAGCATCGACGTCTTATTTCGTTCAGCGGCTTACAGCCACGGGCCACGCGTGGCAGGCGTCGTGTTGTCGGGCATGCAGGATGACGGCACCTCTGGCCTCTGGGCGGTGAAACAGTGTGGCGGGACGGCCATCGTGCAGCGTCCTGAAGAGGCCGAGTACCCAGAAATGCCACTCAGTGCACTCCGGCAGATTGAAGTGGACGAGATCTTGTCGGTTCAGGAGATCGCCGCCTGGCTCAGTTCTTGGGGAGACAGCCTCAATGCAAGTGAGAAGAAGGACAGCATGAATGAAGTGGAACGCCACCGCCTGAGTGTCGAGCTGAGTATTGCCAAGGAGGACGCTGGCTTGGAGTCGGGCATCCTCAACCATGGACCGATCTCCCCCTTTACTTGTCCGGACTGCCACGGCGTCATGGTACAGATCAAGGAAGGTCAGCTCACACGCTTCCGTTGTCACACCGGGCATGCCTTCACGTCAGGCAGCTTGATTTCTGGAGTCCGCCAGATGGTCGAGGACTCCCTGTGGTCGGCGGTACGCGCGATGGATGAGCAGGTGATGCTGTTAGAACACTTGGGAAAACAGCTGGGTGAGACTGGGCAAGAGGAAGCAGCGCAGCGCGTGCAGGCGGAAAGGCAGCAAGCTCTGCAGCACAGGCAAGTGGTACGCCGTGTCATTTTCCGGCAAGAGTCCCTGGAATAA
- a CDS encoding transposase produces the protein MIDSKPLACCKGTRYARPRAMTEAGSGRGGHGGYSVRGRFYGFKLHAVIDDHGMIVRFALAAGNESDPPLARTLLAESEGTLVLGDRGYQGCGVYAQPKSNMKQPRPWWGAMGWLRKTIETVFSRLDRSFH, from the coding sequence GTGATTGACAGCAAACCGCTGGCCTGCTGCAAGGGGACGCGCTATGCGCGACCCCGAGCCATGACCGAGGCAGGGAGTGGACGAGGCGGACATGGTGGGTACAGCGTCAGAGGACGCTTTTACGGCTTTAAGCTGCACGCCGTGATTGACGATCATGGAATGATTGTCCGCTTTGCTCTGGCCGCTGGAAATGAAAGTGATCCACCGCTCGCCCGCACGTTATTGGCCGAGAGTGAGGGCACATTGGTACTGGGTGATCGGGGGTACCAAGGCTGTGGGGTCTACGCACAACCCAAGAGCAACATGAAGCAACCGCGCCCCTGGTGGGGCGCGATGGGTTGGCTCAGAAAGACAATAGAAACAGTATTTTCTCGTTTAGATCGATCTTTTCATTGA
- a CDS encoding ATP-binding protein, with protein MSDDAEQIERIRAQAELELQARPPPSLHLVSEDPAAVLQELHRERQELQLHQIELRLQNDELGRINTELEDARQEYQELFDFAPVGYLTLDRNGAIQRVNLTLCQLLGMERPRLLRRRLSSFLDPADVSTFSLFLRRVWERPGPWTAEVWLIGVQGTRFAVQLRGEAIRGADGQSLLSRLTVTDITPQRQAQEEVSRLNASLEDQVQQRTQHIQELNTELETFVYALTHDLTTPLRHIRSFTGLLAKQLRPLEEQQERYVQHVEHSVNRMEEQLSALLTLFRVSQGRMRFQPVQLERVIREVRQDLAADLDGRDVQVTVHELPTVQGDSLALKLVFASLLGNALKFTRGRTPAQISVQAREDEQEFIISMRDNGVGFNMRQKSRLFTMFQRLHRQEEFEGSGVGLALVQRVIHRHGGRVWAEGTPGEGATFWLSLPKDLLRKELR; from the coding sequence ATGAGCGATGACGCCGAACAGATCGAACGCATCCGTGCACAAGCAGAACTCGAACTTCAGGCGCGCCCGCCTCCCTCCTTACATCTCGTGTCGGAAGATCCGGCGGCGGTGCTTCAGGAACTCCACCGCGAGCGGCAGGAACTGCAGCTGCATCAGATTGAGCTGCGACTTCAGAACGATGAGCTGGGCCGGATCAATACCGAGCTTGAGGACGCGCGGCAAGAGTATCAAGAACTGTTTGACTTTGCCCCCGTGGGCTACCTCACGCTGGATCGGAATGGTGCCATTCAACGCGTCAATCTCACGCTGTGTCAGCTGCTGGGCATGGAGCGCCCCAGGCTCCTCCGTCGGCGGCTCTCCTCATTCCTGGATCCTGCTGACGTCAGTACCTTTTCTCTCTTCCTGCGGCGCGTCTGGGAGCGGCCTGGGCCTTGGACTGCCGAAGTGTGGCTGATCGGTGTTCAGGGCACGCGCTTTGCGGTTCAGCTGCGGGGCGAAGCGATTCGGGGAGCGGACGGACAGAGCCTCTTGAGCCGCTTGACGGTGACGGACATCACGCCACAGCGTCAGGCGCAAGAGGAGGTGTCGCGTCTCAATGCGTCCCTGGAAGATCAAGTCCAGCAGCGAACCCAGCATATTCAGGAACTGAACACGGAGCTTGAAACGTTTGTTTACGCCTTGACCCATGATCTGACCACGCCTTTGCGGCACATTCGCAGCTTTACAGGGCTGCTCGCGAAGCAGTTGCGGCCACTGGAAGAGCAGCAGGAACGGTACGTGCAGCACGTCGAACATTCGGTGAACCGGATGGAAGAGCAGCTCAGCGCCTTACTGACCCTGTTCCGGGTGAGTCAGGGACGCATGCGCTTTCAACCGGTTCAACTCGAACGCGTGATCCGGGAGGTTCGGCAAGACCTCGCCGCTGATTTGGATGGGCGTGACGTCCAAGTCACGGTTCATGAGTTACCCACCGTTCAGGGAGACAGCTTGGCCTTGAAACTCGTGTTTGCGAGCCTGTTAGGAAACGCACTCAAATTTACGCGGGGCCGCACCCCCGCACAGATCAGTGTCCAGGCCCGCGAAGACGAGCAGGAGTTCATCATCAGCATGCGCGACAACGGGGTGGGGTTCAATATGCGTCAGAAGAGCCGGTTGTTCACCATGTTTCAGCGGCTGCACCGTCAAGAGGAGTTTGAGGGAAGCGGCGTTGGGCTGGCGCTCGTGCAGCGGGTGATCCACCGGCATGGAGGACGCGTCTGGGCCGAAGGTACCCCTGGTGAGGGCGCAACCTTCTGGCTCAGTCTCCCCAAAGATCTCCTCAGGAAGGAGCTCAGGTGA